One genomic segment of Rivularia sp. PCC 7116 includes these proteins:
- a CDS encoding leucine-rich repeat domain-containing protein yields MIHTLVINLGYGNLYEGFPVVTAWLRSLNNPRPQQFIGSLPPAPNLVELYREWRLMYHNFCSRLARSSIRNLDDDDELEIDENDITNVSGVDFEDLCQLLQRYINIWLESPEIMNASTQLEALLNRADEIRVIIVTQDTIIQKIPWHCCNFFQDYPRSEISFSRTEYKRTLGLQLSEIPRNKVRILAILGNSQDIDLEQETRCLQNLPDSKVEFLVKPSRQEFNDTLWDSQGWDMLFFAGHSQTMEGTGRIYINENPTNNSLTIEQLAEALKAAIEKGLKLAIFNSCEGLGLANSLDKLNMPTTIVMREPVPVRVAEEFLNYFFQGFAFEEKSLYMSVQEARLRLQGLEDDFPGASWLPVIFINPAEETPTWAILKDNLFSASPLKKILEQGGSNGYGEYIAPQSLEEVTELDLSANKLTALPPGIGQLTNLQSLYLDNNQLSSLPAEIGQLTNLQSLYLFNNKLSSLPAEIGQLTNLQTLYLDNNQLSSLPAEIGQLTNLQSLYLFNNKLSSLPAEIGQLTNLQSFYLYNTLLSSLPAEIGQLTNLQSFYLDNTLLSSLPAEIGQLTNLQSFYLDNTLLSSLPANIFQLTNLQSLYLSSNQLSILQAEIGQLTNLQSLYLFNNKLSSLPAEIGQLTNLQTLYLFNNKLSSLPAEIGQLTNLQTLYLFNNKLSSLPAEIGQLTNLQTLYLFNNKLSSLPAEIGQLTNLQTLYLDNNQLSSLPAEIGQLTNLQSLYLFNNKLSSLPAEIGQLTNLQSLYLFNNQLSSLPAEIGQLTNLQSLYLDNNQLSSLPAEIGQLTNLQSLYLDNNQLSSLPPGIGQLTNLQTLYLDNNQLNSLPTEIGRLNSSLKNLLLDGNPLKSLPPEIQYQNSKAILNFYKQQLEQTIDNLYEAKFLIIGEGGAGKTSLAKKIEDENYKLNPNEESTQGIDVIQWKFPLENGKEFRVNIWDFGGQEIYHQTHQFFLTKRSLYALVADSRRENTNFY; encoded by the coding sequence ATGATTCATACACTTGTCATCAATCTGGGATATGGTAATTTATACGAGGGATTTCCTGTTGTAACTGCTTGGTTACGGTCGTTAAATAATCCTCGTCCGCAACAGTTTATAGGTAGTTTACCACCAGCGCCGAATTTGGTAGAGTTATATCGAGAATGGCGATTAATGTACCATAATTTTTGCTCCCGTCTAGCACGTTCATCGATTAGAAATTTGGATGATGATGATGAACTAGAAATTGATGAAAATGATATCACTAATGTCTCTGGAGTTGATTTTGAGGATTTATGTCAGCTGTTACAGCGATATATTAACATTTGGCTGGAATCACCAGAAATTATGAATGCTAGCACACAGCTAGAAGCTTTACTTAACCGTGCTGATGAAATACGGGTAATTATTGTAACTCAAGATACTATTATACAAAAAATACCTTGGCATTGTTGTAATTTTTTTCAAGATTATCCACGGTCGGAAATTTCTTTTTCGAGGACTGAATATAAACGTACTCTTGGATTGCAGTTATCAGAAATTCCTCGAAATAAAGTCAGAATTCTGGCAATTTTAGGTAATTCTCAAGATATTGATTTAGAACAAGAAACAAGGTGTTTACAAAATTTACCAGACTCAAAAGTTGAGTTTCTTGTCAAGCCTTCGCGGCAAGAATTTAACGATACACTTTGGGATTCTCAAGGTTGGGATATGCTCTTTTTTGCTGGGCACAGTCAAACTATGGAGGGAACTGGAAGAATTTATATTAATGAAAATCCCACAAATAATAGTTTAACGATTGAACAATTAGCAGAAGCGTTAAAAGCAGCAATTGAGAAGGGTTTAAAACTAGCAATATTTAATTCTTGCGAGGGTTTGGGGTTAGCTAATAGTTTGGATAAATTAAATATGCCCACGACTATTGTCATGCGCGAACCCGTACCGGTTCGAGTTGCGGAAGAATTTTTGAATTATTTTTTCCAGGGGTTTGCATTTGAAGAAAAGTCTTTATATATGTCAGTACAGGAAGCACGACTCAGGTTACAAGGATTAGAAGATGATTTTCCCGGTGCTAGTTGGTTACCTGTAATTTTTATTAATCCTGCTGAAGAAACACCAACTTGGGCAATCTTAAAGGATAATTTATTTTCTGCAAGTCCCTTAAAGAAAATTTTGGAGCAGGGAGGTAGTAATGGTTATGGTGAATATATTGCACCACAATCACTAGAGGAGGTTACGGAATTAGACCTTTCTGCGAATAAATTAACCGCTTTACCTCCTGGAATAGGACAACTAACCAATTTACAATCCCTCTACCTCGACAACAATCAACTGAGTAGCTTACCAGCAGAAATAGGACAACTAACCAATTTACAATCCCTCTACCTCTTCAATAATAAACTGAGTAGTTTACCAGCAGAAATAGGACAACTAACCAATTTACAAACCCTCTACCTCGACAACAATCAACTGAGTAGTTTACCAGCAGAAATAGGACAACTAACCAATTTACAATCCCTTTACCTCTTCAATAATAAACTGAGTAGTTTACCAGCAGAAATAGGACAACTCACCAATTTACAATCCTTCTACCTCTACAACACTCTACTGAGTAGTTTACCAGCAGAAATAGGACAACTCACCAATTTACAATCCTTCTACCTCGACAACACTCTACTGAGTAGTTTACCAGCAGAAATAGGACAACTCACCAATTTACAATCCTTCTACCTCGACAACACTCTACTGAGTAGTTTACCAGCAAACATATTCCAACTCACCAATTTACAATCCCTCTATCTCAGCAGCAATCAACTGAGTATTTTACAAGCAGAAATAGGACAACTCACCAATTTACAATCCCTCTACCTCTTCAATAATAAACTGAGTAGTTTACCAGCAGAAATAGGACAACTCACCAATTTACAAACCCTCTACCTCTTCAATAATAAACTGAGTAGTTTACCAGCAGAAATAGGACAACTCACCAATTTACAAACCCTCTACCTCTTCAATAATAAACTGAGTAGTTTACCAGCAGAAATAGGACAACTCACCAATTTACAAACCCTCTACCTCTTCAATAATAAACTGAGTAGTTTACCAGCAGAAATAGGACAACTCACCAATTTACAAACCCTCTACCTCGACAACAATCAACTGAGTAGTTTACCAGCAGAAATAGGACAACTCACCAATTTACAATCCCTCTACCTCTTCAATAATAAACTGAGTAGTTTACCAGCAGAAATAGGACAACTCACCAATTTACAATCCCTCTACCTCTTCAACAATCAACTGAGTAGTTTACCAGCAGAAATAGGACAACTCACCAATTTACAATCCCTCTACCTCGACAACAATCAACTGAGTAGTTTACCAGCAGAAATAGGACAACTCACCAATTTACAATCCCTCTACCTCGACAACAATCAACTGAGTAGTTTACCTCCTGGAATAGGACAACTAACCAATTTACAAACCCTCTACCTCGACAACAATCAACTGAATAGTTTACCGACCGAAATTGGACGTTTAAATTCATCCCTAAAAAACTTGTTGCTTGATGGTAATCCCCTAAAATCCCTTCCACCAGAAATCCAATATCAAAATTCTAAAGCAATTTTAAACTTTTATAAACAACAGTTAGAACAAACAATCGACAATCTCTACGAAGCAAAATTCTTGATTATTGGGGAAGGGGGAGCAGGTAAAACTTCTCTAGCGAAGAAAATCGAAGATGAAAACTACAAACTTAACCCTAATGAGGAATCAACTCAAGGAATTGATGTAATCCAATGGAAGTTTCCGCTTGAAAACGGCAAAGAATTTCGCGTGAATATTTGGGATTTTGGCGGACAAGAAATTTACCATCAAACTCACCAGTTTTTCCTTACCAAACGTTCCCTTTATGCTTTAGTTGCTGATTCTCGGAGAGAAAATACTAACTTTTACTAG
- a CDS encoding COR domain-containing protein, with translation MIVKNEKQERQCEVNESQLRAEFSNLKEILATNLVTNRGLEEIRKSITYNISKLPHIGTELPKIWVEIRSAIEEDSRNYISREEYHQLCKKHNLTKREDMLYLSRFLHDLGVFLHFQDDSTLKHYVILKPEWATTAVYKVLDNETVRKSLGRFSQEELADIWNDSKYSNMQDELLQLMIRFKLCYEIPNRPGNYIAPQLLQIDQPGYNWDKSNNLILRYKYEFMPKGIITRFIVETHDLIEQQQLVEQQQLVWRSGVVLKENETRAEVIENYNQWEIKVRVSGNQKKLLLAVVNRELEKINKSFEGLQYQTLVPCNCEKCAGSEDPQTYPLEELRERLNARVYQIECRKNHFVRVDIHKLIEDVNLFSQREHWESNAQDIAVKQQSPKTRGQKLKELRNAIIGAYPNKIELEIMVSDELDENLDSISKGESTKEVVFKLIQWADSQGKLEELVKAACESNPGNQELQTISEELFPNLQK, from the coding sequence TTGATTGTAAAAAACGAAAAACAAGAACGTCAGTGTGAAGTCAACGAAAGTCAGTTACGGGCAGAATTTAGTAATTTAAAAGAAATTTTAGCAACTAATTTAGTAACAAATCGTGGTTTAGAAGAAATCAGAAAAAGTATAACATATAATATCAGCAAGCTTCCCCATATTGGTACGGAGTTACCAAAAATCTGGGTAGAAATCCGTTCAGCTATAGAAGAAGATTCCCGCAATTACATTAGCCGAGAAGAATATCATCAACTTTGTAAAAAACATAATTTAACAAAACGTGAAGATATGCTATATCTGAGTCGTTTTTTACACGACCTCGGCGTTTTTTTACACTTCCAAGATGATTCTACACTTAAACATTATGTAATTCTCAAACCCGAATGGGCGACAACTGCGGTTTACAAAGTATTAGATAATGAAACTGTCAGGAAAAGTCTGGGTCGTTTTAGTCAAGAAGAACTCGCTGATATTTGGAATGATAGCAAATATAGCAATATGCAAGATGAACTGCTGCAATTAATGATACGGTTCAAACTCTGCTACGAAATCCCCAATCGTCCCGGTAATTACATTGCTCCGCAATTACTCCAAATCGACCAACCCGGATACAACTGGGATAAATCTAATAATCTCATATTGCGCTACAAATATGAATTCATGCCCAAGGGTATTATCACACGCTTTATTGTAGAAACACACGATTTAATTGAACAACAACAACTTGTTGAACAACAACAACTTGTTTGGAGAAGCGGTGTTGTTCTCAAGGAAAATGAAACTCGTGCTGAAGTGATTGAAAATTACAATCAATGGGAAATAAAAGTCAGGGTATCCGGAAACCAGAAAAAACTATTACTCGCAGTCGTTAACCGTGAATTAGAAAAAATTAATAAGTCCTTTGAGGGTTTGCAATATCAAACTTTGGTTCCCTGTAATTGTGAAAAGTGTGCAGGAAGTGAAGATCCTCAGACTTATCCTTTAGAAGAATTGCGTGAACGTTTAAACGCTCGTGTATATCAAATTGAATGTAGAAAAAATCACTTTGTACGAGTAGATATCCACAAATTGATTGAAGATGTCAACTTGTTTTCTCAACGGGAACATTGGGAATCTAATGCCCAAGATATAGCAGTAAAACAGCAATCGCCTAAAACGCGCGGTCAAAAATTAAAAGAATTGAGAAATGCCATTATTGGTGCTTATCCAAACAAGATTGAATTAGAGATAATGGTTAGCGATGAATTAGACGAAAATCTAGATTCAATATCTAAGGGAGAAAGTACGAAAGAAGTTGTGTTTAAATTAATTCAATGGGCTGACTCGCAAGGCAAGTTAGAGGAATTAGTTAAAGCTGCGTGCGAATCTAATCCTGGTAATCAAGAATTACAAACAATAAGCGAAGAATTATTCCCTAATCTACAAAAATGA
- the map gene encoding type I methionyl aminopeptidase, which translates to MNNQNLLSIGGNKAQNKKGLVLLSSRELDKMRVVGKLAANLLNHLEPMVQPGVTTKELDDEAARFMKANGSISATIGYAPPNHPPYPGHVCTSVNEVVCHGIPNSKQVLKEGDIINIDVTPILDGYHGDTSRTFLVGDVSDKARKLVEVTRESMMRGIAQVKPDGRIGDIGAAIQEYAEANGYSVVRDMVGHGVGRVFHTEPQVPHYGKRNTGMKLRKGMVFTIEPMLNEGTYKLKFLKDGWTVITQDRKLSAQFEHTVAVTDDGVEILTLAD; encoded by the coding sequence ATGAACAATCAAAATTTGCTTTCTATAGGTGGGAATAAAGCACAAAACAAGAAAGGACTTGTCTTACTTTCTTCTAGGGAGTTGGATAAAATGCGCGTTGTCGGCAAGCTGGCAGCAAATCTTCTCAATCATCTCGAACCAATGGTGCAACCGGGAGTCACGACGAAAGAATTAGATGATGAAGCGGCTCGTTTCATGAAAGCAAATGGTTCAATTAGCGCCACTATAGGTTATGCTCCTCCCAATCATCCACCTTATCCAGGACACGTTTGTACCAGCGTTAATGAAGTTGTTTGTCACGGAATTCCTAACTCCAAGCAAGTTCTGAAGGAAGGGGATATTATCAATATTGATGTAACTCCAATTTTAGATGGTTATCACGGCGATACTTCTAGAACGTTTTTGGTGGGAGATGTATCGGATAAAGCTAGAAAGCTAGTTGAAGTTACTAGAGAGTCAATGATGCGGGGTATTGCTCAAGTAAAACCTGATGGCAGAATTGGCGACATTGGTGCGGCGATTCAGGAATATGCTGAAGCAAACGGTTACTCAGTAGTGCGGGATATGGTGGGGCATGGTGTTGGGAGAGTGTTTCATACAGAACCCCAAGTACCTCATTATGGTAAACGAAATACCGGAATGAAGTTGCGGAAGGGAATGGTGTTTACCATTGAACCGATGTTGAATGAAGGTACTTATAAACTAAAGTTTCTTAAAGATGGTTGGACTGTAATTACCCAAGATAGAAAACTTTCGGCTCAGTTTGAGCATACCGTAGCCGTGACTGATGATGGTGTGGAAATTTTGACTCTTGCTGATTGA
- a CDS encoding GAF domain-containing protein produces MTSNPTEAEKQPLDTQVQEQLEQQKALASVITLIRQPLSLQNIFQTTATQVRHLLKADRVAVFKFDIKNDWEGEFVSEDVATGWDSVLTKKVYDHCFGEKFAVHYQQGKVQAVADIHAAGLSDCHAEILAQFQVRANLIVPLLQENVLWGLLCVHQCSDIRNWKESEIEFIRLIAEHFTVAIQQAEYFRKLESQATKLAQAAQRDKVIAQIVNKIRTPVEIDTIFQTATKDIRELIQAERVAIFRFNSDWSGNFVAESFTEGWNSLVGVQPTINDTYLQETQGGRYVSGETFTVNDIYQAQLSDCHIALLEQFQAKSFATAPIHQGDRLWGIIAAYQNSAPRIWLEDEVEIITQIGMQIGVALRHYELLFKARNQAKQQKTLTRVITRIRESLDLDTIFQTTVTEVQQMLKADRVAVFQFDAQKDWEGEFVWESVAPQWDSVVAARVYDRTFGDKFAVHYQKGRVQAVADIYAEGLSDCHQQILGQFQVRANLVVPLLKGEELWGLLCVHQCSNSRNWEQEEIEFTRQIADNLGVALKHNKTLLEAQYQAEQQKALTGVITRIRESLDLDKIFKTTVTEVRQLLKVDRVGVFHFNSANDWEGEFIYEDVADGWNSAIANKVYDHCFSENFAPLYQQGRVNAIADIYQQESKDCYIKILEQFQVRANVVAPLLKEGELWGLLCIHQCSNARNWESSEIEFIAQLAEQLGIALKQDLYVKQVQTQAVQLAEANEREKAMERQKFLAATVDKIRQSLDIKTIFKTTTQAVRELLEVERVAIYRFNSDWRGKFVADSFKDDWKPVINTQLIIQPTFSSDDDDDNLPRNETFVPISQGEKLWGLLVAYQNSQPRYWKDEEVNLLAQVGTQLGIAIQQAELLEKTKIQANEIAQALQELKQTQAQLIQGEKMAGLGQLMAGVAHEINNPVNFIFGNLTHVNGYIEDLLQVVNLHQQNYSNLPADIQSELEEFDLDFIISDLPKTLESMQVGAERIRQIVLSLRNFSRKDEADLKAVNIHEGLDSTLLILGHRLKSHGEYPGIGIIKNYGELPPVQCYPAQLNQVFMNILSNSIDALEQKSSSSEKKSEVAFNIKISTEAINDQVIIKITDNGSGIPEEIQNNIFDPFFTTKEVGKGTGLGLPICYQIIVEKHRGQIQCSSQLEKGTQFLIELPIKAEV; encoded by the coding sequence ATGACATCTAATCCAACCGAAGCAGAAAAGCAGCCTTTAGATACTCAAGTTCAAGAGCAGTTAGAACAGCAAAAGGCACTTGCAAGTGTAATTACCTTAATTCGACAACCGTTAAGTTTACAAAATATTTTTCAAACTACTGCAACTCAAGTACGACATTTACTGAAAGCTGACAGGGTAGCTGTATTTAAATTTGATATCAAAAATGATTGGGAAGGAGAGTTTGTTTCCGAAGATGTTGCAACAGGTTGGGATTCGGTACTTACAAAAAAAGTCTACGATCATTGTTTTGGAGAAAAGTTTGCGGTTCATTACCAGCAAGGTAAAGTACAAGCAGTTGCTGATATTCATGCTGCCGGATTGAGTGATTGTCATGCGGAAATTTTGGCTCAGTTTCAGGTGCGTGCCAATCTTATCGTTCCACTACTGCAAGAAAATGTTTTGTGGGGTTTACTTTGCGTGCATCAATGCAGCGATATTCGTAATTGGAAGGAATCGGAGATTGAATTTATTCGGTTAATTGCCGAACACTTTACCGTTGCGATTCAACAAGCTGAATATTTTAGAAAGTTAGAATCACAAGCTACAAAATTAGCTCAAGCAGCACAACGCGACAAAGTTATTGCTCAAATTGTGAATAAAATTCGCACGCCAGTTGAGATTGATACTATCTTTCAAACAGCAACCAAAGATATACGAGAATTAATCCAAGCCGAGCGCGTTGCTATTTTTCGTTTTAATTCGGATTGGAGCGGTAATTTTGTAGCTGAATCTTTTACAGAAGGATGGAATTCTTTGGTTGGGGTTCAACCTACAATTAACGATACATATTTGCAAGAAACTCAAGGTGGACGTTACGTTAGCGGTGAGACATTTACTGTTAACGATATTTACCAAGCTCAATTAAGTGATTGCCATATTGCTCTTTTAGAACAATTTCAAGCAAAAAGTTTTGCAACTGCTCCCATTCATCAAGGGGATAGACTTTGGGGAATTATTGCTGCTTATCAAAATTCTGCACCTAGAATCTGGCTTGAAGACGAAGTAGAAATAATTACACAGATAGGAATGCAAATCGGCGTAGCACTAAGACACTATGAATTATTATTTAAAGCTAGAAATCAAGCGAAGCAGCAAAAAACATTAACTCGTGTAATTACCCGGATTCGGGAATCTTTGGATTTAGACACTATTTTTCAAACAACCGTTACCGAAGTTCAGCAAATGTTGAAAGCTGACAGAGTCGCAGTTTTTCAATTTGATGCTCAAAAAGATTGGGAAGGAGAATTTGTCTGGGAAAGTGTAGCTCCTCAATGGGATTCTGTTGTTGCAGCCAGAGTTTACGATCGTACTTTTGGAGACAAATTTGCGGTTCACTATCAAAAAGGTAGGGTACAAGCGGTTGCTGATATTTACGCAGAAGGATTGAGCGATTGTCACCAGCAAATATTAGGTCAATTTCAAGTTCGGGCTAATTTGGTTGTGCCTTTACTCAAAGGAGAGGAATTATGGGGTTTATTGTGCGTACACCAATGCAGTAATTCTCGTAACTGGGAACAAGAAGAAATCGAATTCACCCGTCAAATTGCGGATAATTTAGGAGTTGCTCTCAAACATAATAAAACTTTATTAGAAGCTCAGTATCAAGCAGAACAGCAAAAAGCATTAACTGGTGTGATTACCCGAATCCGGGAATCTTTAGATTTAGACAAAATATTTAAAACTACTGTTACCGAAGTACGTCAACTCCTCAAAGTTGATAGAGTCGGGGTTTTCCATTTCAATTCTGCAAATGATTGGGAAGGAGAGTTTATTTACGAAGATGTAGCTGATGGTTGGAATTCAGCTATTGCTAACAAGGTTTACGATCATTGCTTTAGCGAAAACTTTGCACCACTTTATCAACAAGGTAGAGTGAACGCGATCGCCGATATTTATCAACAAGAATCTAAAGACTGCTATATAAAAATTTTAGAACAATTCCAGGTGCGGGCTAATGTTGTTGCACCTTTATTGAAAGAAGGTGAATTGTGGGGATTACTTTGCATCCATCAATGTAGTAATGCTCGCAATTGGGAATCTTCAGAAATCGAATTTATTGCTCAACTTGCAGAACAACTTGGTATTGCTTTAAAACAAGATTTGTATGTAAAACAAGTGCAGACTCAAGCCGTTCAGCTAGCAGAAGCAAACGAACGAGAAAAAGCAATGGAACGGCAAAAGTTTTTAGCCGCAACAGTAGATAAAATTCGTCAGTCACTCGATATTAAAACTATTTTTAAGACTACTACTCAAGCAGTACGAGAATTGTTAGAAGTTGAACGAGTTGCAATCTATCGCTTTAATTCCGATTGGAGAGGTAAATTCGTTGCGGATTCGTTTAAAGACGACTGGAAACCCGTCATCAATACACAACTAATTATTCAACCAACATTTTCAAGTGACGATGATGATGATAATTTACCCCGTAACGAAACTTTTGTGCCAATTTCTCAAGGTGAAAAATTATGGGGGCTATTAGTTGCTTATCAAAACTCTCAACCCCGCTACTGGAAAGATGAAGAAGTCAATTTGCTCGCACAAGTTGGTACGCAGTTAGGAATCGCAATTCAGCAAGCAGAATTATTAGAAAAGACTAAAATCCAGGCTAATGAAATTGCTCAAGCTTTACAAGAATTGAAGCAAACTCAAGCCCAGCTAATTCAAGGTGAAAAAATGGCGGGTTTAGGACAGTTAATGGCTGGAGTTGCCCACGAAATCAATAATCCTGTCAACTTTATTTTTGGAAATTTAACGCATGTTAATGGATATATTGAAGATTTACTTCAAGTAGTCAATCTTCATCAGCAGAATTATTCTAATTTACCAGCAGATATTCAAAGTGAATTAGAAGAATTTGACCTCGATTTTATTATTTCCGATTTACCAAAAACCCTTGAATCAATGCAAGTAGGAGCAGAACGTATTCGTCAAATTGTGTTGTCATTACGTAACTTCTCCCGTAAAGATGAAGCGGATTTAAAAGCAGTAAACATTCATGAAGGATTAGATAGCACTTTACTGATTTTAGGGCACCGTTTAAAATCACACGGCGAATATCCAGGGATTGGAATTATCAAAAATTACGGTGAATTACCACCCGTACAGTGTTATCCCGCTCAATTGAATCAGGTATTCATGAATATTCTGAGCAATAGTATTGATGCATTAGAACAAAAATCTTCATCATCAGAAAAAAAATCCGAAGTTGCTTTTAACATTAAAATTAGTACCGAAGCAATTAACGATCAAGTCATTATTAAAATAACTGACAATGGTTCTGGGATACCAGAAGAAATACAAAATAATATTTTTGACCCTTTCTTTACGACAAAAGAAGTAGGCAAAGGTACGGGATTGGGATTACCTATTTGCTATCAAATTATAGTTGAAAAACATCGAGGTCAAATTCAATGTTCTTCCCAATTAGAAAAAGGTACGCAATTTTTGATTGAGTTGCCGATTAAAGCTGAGGTTTGA
- a CDS encoding S9 family peptidase: MNNSSTEQTWQTPPQPINQILKAAPPPQIRISPDRKYMLELEQSQLVPIALLAEEEVAVAGFRLNPQTNGPARHNTYYSMKIKAVDSPENVRTIELPENPRIGFVKWSTDSQKVAFTLTQETGLELWVLQIADGTTHRLTEPVLNAAYGTPYRWLDDETLICKFISQTRGEAPVKSKIPYGPSIQENLGSKKPTRTYTNLLKNAHDEALFEYYLTSTLEKITIEGNRTQLVSPCLISEAIPSPDSNFILISTIHKPFSYQVPAARFPKQIYVIDSSGKQVYEVANLPLDEERSIKFDAVRKGRRRTSWRSDAKATLTWVEALDEGDPTIEVSDRDALFMLEAPFTATPTELWRCKYRFNSVLWGKADVALVYEKWYDSRRYKAWRIHPNNPQTPPKLIFDRSFEDKYNSPGTPLTKLGDYRYKVLRFAPDGQSIYLSGRGASPDGVYPFLDKLNLDTQENQRLWQCQDAYYEEIFAVLDDEAQNLITVRQSKTEPANIIRFSRNHNDEKILTDYQDPAPELAGIHKELVQYQRADGVQLSAKLYLPPDYDVERDGPLPTILWVYPEEFKDKEFAGQITTPENTFSRPARASVLFLLTQGYAVLSGATLPIIGEGDSEPNDSYVEQLIAGAQAAVDYVVKRGIADRKHIGIGGHSYGAFTTANLLAHTDLFCMGIARSGAYNRTLTPFGFQGEQRNFWEAQDTYINMSPFTHASKIKAPLLLIHGENDSNAGTYPLQTKRLYQALKGLGATVRWVELPTEAHGYRSSEAVGHVLWEMVNWCDKYLNNISI; the protein is encoded by the coding sequence ATGAACAATTCTTCTACCGAACAAACTTGGCAAACACCACCGCAACCCATTAATCAAATCCTTAAAGCAGCACCCCCGCCGCAAATTCGTATTTCTCCTGACAGAAAGTATATGTTGGAGTTAGAGCAGTCGCAGCTAGTCCCCATTGCTTTACTTGCCGAAGAAGAAGTTGCCGTCGCCGGTTTTCGCTTAAATCCCCAAACTAATGGTCCCGCTCGTCACAATACTTACTACAGTATGAAGATTAAAGCGGTAGATTCTCCTGAAAATGTCAGAACAATAGAATTACCGGAAAACCCCCGCATTGGTTTCGTTAAATGGTCAACAGATAGTCAAAAAGTTGCATTTACCCTGACTCAAGAAACAGGTTTAGAACTTTGGGTTTTGCAAATTGCCGATGGAACTACCCACCGTTTAACCGAACCAGTGCTTAATGCTGCCTATGGAACCCCGTATCGCTGGCTTGATGACGAAACATTAATTTGTAAATTTATCTCTCAAACTCGTGGCGAAGCACCAGTCAAATCTAAGATTCCTTATGGTCCTTCAATTCAAGAAAACTTAGGTAGTAAAAAGCCGACTCGCACCTATACAAATTTACTTAAAAATGCTCACGACGAAGCATTATTTGAATATTATTTAACTTCAACTTTAGAAAAAATTACTATAGAAGGAAATCGCACTCAATTAGTTTCACCTTGTTTAATTAGCGAAGCAATACCTTCTCCAGATAGTAATTTTATTTTAATTTCTACCATACATAAACCGTTTTCTTATCAAGTCCCCGCAGCACGTTTCCCCAAACAAATATATGTAATTGATAGTAGCGGTAAACAAGTTTATGAAGTTGCAAATTTACCCCTTGATGAAGAACGTTCCATCAAATTTGATGCAGTACGCAAAGGCAGAAGACGCACATCATGGCGCAGCGATGCTAAAGCGACATTAACTTGGGTAGAAGCACTAGACGAAGGCGATCCTACTATAGAAGTTAGCGATCGCGATGCTTTATTCATGCTTGAAGCACCGTTTACAGCTACACCAACGGAGTTATGGAGATGCAAATATCGTTTTAATTCCGTACTTTGGGGTAAAGCAGATGTAGCATTAGTTTATGAAAAATGGTACGATAGCCGTCGTTATAAAGCTTGGCGAATTCACCCCAATAATCCACAAACGCCACCAAAATTAATATTTGACCGCAGCTTTGAAGACAAATACAATTCTCCGGGAACACCACTAACGAAATTAGGAGATTATCGTTACAAAGTTTTACGCTTCGCACCAGATGGTCAAAGTATATACCTCAGCGGACGCGGTGCTTCTCCCGATGGCGTATATCCATTTTTAGATAAATTAAATTTAGATACTCAAGAAAATCAACGTTTGTGGCAATGCCAAGACGCTTACTATGAGGAAATATTCGCCGTCCTAGATGATGAAGCACAAAACTTAATTACCGTGCGTCAATCTAAAACCGAACCAGCCAATATTATACGGTTTTCTCGCAATCATAATGATGAAAAGATACTTACAGATTACCAAGATCCCGCACCAGAATTAGCAGGAATTCATAAAGAATTAGTCCAGTATCAACGAGCAGATGGAGTGCAGTTGTCGGCAAAACTATACCTACCTCCTGACTATGACGTTGAACGAGATGGCCCCTTACCGACGATATTGTGGGTGTATCCCGAAGAATTTAAAGACAAAGAATTTGCAGGACAAATAACTACACCTGAAAATACCTTTAGCCGTCCCGCACGTGCTTCGGTATTATTCTTATTAACCCAAGGATACGCAGTACTTTCCGGTGCAACCTTACCAATAATCGGTGAAGGAGATAGCGAACCCAATGATAGCTATGTAGAACAATTAATTGCCGGAGCGCAAGCCGCAGTTGATTATGTAGTAAAGCGTGGAATTGCCGATAGAAAACATATCGGTATCGGCGGACACTCTTACGGTGCGTTTACAACAGCAAATTTACTAGCTCATACAGATCTATTTTGCATGGGAATTGCTAGAAGCGGAGCTTACAACCGCACCCTGACACCATTTGGTTTTCAAGGAGAACAGCGTAACTTTTGGGAAGCACAAGATACATACATAAATATGTCACCCTTTACCCATGCATCCAAAATAAAAGCCCCATTATTATTAATTCACGGTGAAAACGACAGTAATGCAGGAACATATCCCCTGCAAACCAAACGTTTATACCAAGCACTTAAGGGATTGGGTGCAACCGTGCGATGGGTAGAATTACCAACAGAAGCCCACGGTTATCGTTCCTCCGAAGCAGTGGGACACGTACTTTGGGAAATGGTTAATTGGTGCGATAAATATTTGAATAATATATCAATTTAA